The Chroicocephalus ridibundus chromosome 20, bChrRid1.1, whole genome shotgun sequence genome has a window encoding:
- the FAM72A gene encoding protein FAM72A, which yields MSASGCTFEDRCVAVLCCRFCQQVLSWRGMKAALLADTDTDLYSTDIPPSGTVDFTGSCYFTEICKCKLKNIACLKCGNIVGYHVISPCKPCLLSCNNGHFWMFHSQAVFGINRLDSSGVNVLLWGNLPDLEESTDEDMSCISEEEYIR from the exons ATGTCGGCTAGCGGCTGCACCTTCGAGGACCGGTGcgtggctgtgctgtgctgccgCTTCTGCCAGCAGGTGCTGAGCTGGCGGGGGATGAAGGCCGCGCTGCTGGCGGACACTGACACCGACCTCTACTCCACCGACATCCCGCCCTCGGG TACCGTTGACTTCACTGGAAGCTGCTATTTTACTGAGATCTGCAAATGCAAACTGAAGAACATCGCCTGTTTAAAGTG CGGTAACATTGTCGGTTATCATGTGATTTCTCCCTGCAAACCTTGCCTGCTGTCCTGTAATAATGGCCACTTCTGGATGTTTCATAGCCAAGCAGTCTTTGGCATCAACAGACTAGACTCTTCTG GTGTGAATGTATTGCTCTGGGGCAACTTGCCAGATTTGGAGGAAAGCACAGATGAAGATATGTCCTGCATCTCTGAGGAGGAGTATATCAGATAA